One Hevea brasiliensis isolate MT/VB/25A 57/8 chromosome 5, ASM3005281v1, whole genome shotgun sequence genomic region harbors:
- the LOC110667493 gene encoding probable E3 ubiquitin-protein ligase LUL4 → MGTHHYLHDHPDQNQRPSVPSISITAPNHQLHSSTTTSALIANTNSDHITQNNPTPFSSNSLTNTVPPSPAPPPSYDLEAHVRYLLSSSPRPTTFPSSSYNSQNYFIPRPHSFSTRTSGWVPLRYASAVAPVLVPPPSQGPPPPLPPYVDHNHAKKIKNDVNVHKDSVRLVVDEKNLDSHLVSFAFDALVDGSITISYFAKEEVNCRFVPLYPEIYVPWRTPFKRGLGQKFCQPSGTGIDLGFLELDQLSKPTPEEDMFPLVICAEACLPSLFAAAEPPDQPMPTLSPRAHITQAVLDKNKEGHFQVKVVKQILWIDGARYELREIYDRETGKECVICLTKPKDTVILPCRHMCLCSVCAKVLRLHSNKCPICRQPFQELMEIKIN, encoded by the exons ATGGGCACCCACCACTACCTTCATGACCACCCCGATCAAAACCAGCGCCCATCTGTCCCTTCCATTTCAATCACAGCTCCAAATCACCAACTCCATTCTTCTACGACAACAAGTGCTCTCATCGCCAATACTAATTCTGATCATATTACACAGAACAACCCAACACCCTTCTCTTCTAATTCTTTAACCAACACCGTACCACCATCGCCGGCTCCGCCGCCCAGTTATGATCTTGAAGCCCATGTACGTTACCTTCTTTCATCATCGCCTCGTCCCACCACATTTCCTTCTTCTTCCTACAATTCCCAAAATTACTTTATTCCTCGTCCTCATTCTTTTAGTACCCGGACTAGTGGGTGGGTCCCACTTCGTTATGCTTCTGCTGTTGCACCGGTGCTAGTGCCTCCTCCTTCACAGGGGCCGCCGCCGCCGCTGCCGCCTTATGTTGATCATAACCATGCCAAGAAGATCAAGAATGATGTGAATGTGCATAAGGATAGTGTAAGGCTCGTGGTTGATGAGAAGAATTTGGATTCTCATTTGGTTTCCTTCGCTTTTGATGCTCTCGTTGATGGCAG CATCACCATATCTTACTTTGCCAAGGAAGAAGTGAACTGTAGATTTGTGCCTTTGTACCCTGAAATCTATGTGCCATGGAGAACTCCCTTCAAGAGAGGACTGGGCCAAAAATTCTGTCAGCCATCAGGAACTGGAATTGACTTGGGCTTCCTTGAGTTGGATCAGCTATCAAAGCCCACACCAGAGGAAGATATGTTCCCCCTTGTTATCTGTGCAGAAGCGTGCCTGCCTTCTCTCTTTGCAGCTGCAGAGCCTCCTGATCAGCCTATGCCAACCTTGTCTCCTCGTGCACATATTACTCAAGCTGTCTTAGACAAGAATAAGGAGGGCCATTTTCAAGTGAAAGTAGTGAAGCAAATATTGTGGATTGATGGGGCTCGCTATGAGCTGCGTGAGATTTATGATAGGGAAACAGGGAAAGAATGTGTCATTTGCTTGACTAAGCCAAAGGATACAGTTATTTTGCCTTGTCGACATATG TGTTTGTGCAGTGTGTGTGCAAAAGTGTTGAGACTTCATTCTAATAAATGCCCAATTTGCCGCCAACCCTTCCAGGAACTCATGGAGATCAAGATTAATTGA